Proteins encoded within one genomic window of Macrotis lagotis isolate mMagLag1 chromosome 3, bilby.v1.9.chrom.fasta, whole genome shotgun sequence:
- the LOC141519085 gene encoding putative E3 ubiquitin-protein ligase TRIML1: MDTKSLLENFKVDLTCVLCLGYLTDPVVVKCGHNFCKECLLSCWKEVHTPINCPCCSEIIEFGDFLNNKRLQNLTINSRMLGSLLLQSILDLTICDTHRKEEIMFCEKDHRSLCGCCFLSTEHKEHKVLPLEKAALQCMLECQTLKVMLAYEYDKIHQFFLEKKWLQSQRLDTEARDTLNVEENKDNLTQEMIKCSGNSEKHPVEMFKEKKLHLQILDLDIKDNSTKFEECKAKMIQQIHKLQTVMSEIEKNFEKLPIEMLQSFISGKHYWEIEVGNKTEWEVGICKESIRRKGKASEVPGDTHILITSRHENKLQLYCLHHDIHVCQPIHRLGIFLDYERGHIAFYNAPYGTLICSPPNHAFQGPLHPCFSLCSQKSKITSGPLHICPRSKK, from the exons ATGGATACCAAATCCTTGTTGGAAAACTTCAAAGTGGATCTAACCTGTGTCCTGTGCTTAGGTTATCTCACTGATCCAGTGGTTGTCAAATGTGGACATAATTTCTGCAAAGAGTGTCTCCTCAGTTGCTGGAAAGAAGTCCACACACCAATAAACTGCCCATGTTGCAGTGAAATCATTGAATTTGGGGACTTTTTGAACAATAAGAGGCTGCAGAATCTGACAATCAATTCCAGGATGCTCGGATCTCTCTTATTGCAGAGCATCCTTGATCTGACCATTTGTGACACACACAGGAAAGAAGAGATCATGTTCTGTGAGAAGGACCACAGATCATTGTGTGGATGTTGCTTCTTATCCACAGAGCACAAAGAACATAAAGTTCTTCCTTTGGAAAAGGCTGCTCTTCAGTGCATG TTGGAATGTCAGACTCTTAAAGTTATGCTTGCATATGAATATGATAAGATTCACCAGTTCTTTTTGGAGAAAAAATGGTTACAATCGCAAAGATTGGACACGGAAGCCAGAGACACCTTAAATGTTGAAGAGAACAAGGACAATTTGACTCAAGAGATGATCAAATGCTCAGGAAACTCAGAGAAGCATCCTGTGGAAATGTTCAAG gaaaaaaaactacatCTGCAAATACTGGACCTGGACATAAAAGACAACTCCACAAAGTTTGAGGAGTGCAAGGCAAAAATGATCCAACAGATCCACAAATTGCAAACGGTGATGTCAGAAATAGAGAAAAACTTTGAGAAGCTTCCCATTGAAATGCTCCAG AGCTTTATCTCAGGGAAACACTACTGGGAAATCGAGGTGGGGAATAAAACAGAGTGGGAAGTGGGCATCTGTAAAGAATCAATCCGAAGGAAGGGCAAAGCCTCCGAGGTTCCTGGGGATACACATATCCTTATAACCTCCAGACATGAAAATAAATTACAACTATATTGTTTGCATCATGATATTCATGTATGCCAACCTATTCATAGGCTGGGCATTTTCCTTGATTATGAAAGAGGGCATATAGCATTTTACAATGCTCCATATGGAACTCTAATCTGCAGTCCCCCAAATCATGCTTTTCAAGGGCCTCTTCACCCTTGCTTCTCTCTTTGCTCTCAAAAGAGTAAAATCACCTCTGGACCTCTACATATCTGCCCCAGGAGTAAGAAGTAG